The DNA sequence CAAGCGACCTGGCATCGTTGATCGAATCCAGGCTGCAGCAGCCGGTTTCCTTTGAAGAACTGCCGGATGAAGCATAATCCCAGGTTTTCATGGTTAAGCCGATCACCTCGTAGCCCTGCTCGTGCAACATAACGGCTGTTACCGAGCTATCCACTCCTCCGCTCATCGCGACCAATACTCTTCCTTGCTTACTCATTAATAAATTCCTTCAACAAGCCAACCGCTGTGTTTCTAAAATGTTTGCAAAGATAAGAAGAGTCAGTCAAAAATCCAGTATCATGGCCGGCACGACCATTATAGCCAGCCCTTTTTCCGGAAGAAGTAAAGGGTAATTCCTACCGAAACGATCATCAGGCCAATGGAAAAAGGATAGCCGTAATCCCAGCCTGTCTCGGGCATCAGGTCGAAATTCATTCCGTAAATACTCGCGATCAGGGTAGGGGGCATGAAGATCACCGCGGCTACGGTAAATATCTTAATGATCTTGTTCTGTTCAATGTTCACCAGGCCCAGGAAAGTGTCCTGCAGGTATTCCAGCCGGTGAAAGCTGAAAGCGGCGTGTTCAAGCAGGGAATTAATGTCCTTGATCATGATCCGGATCTCATTGTCGAATTCGCCGGGTACGTATTTGCTTTTCAGCATGCTGGAGATTACCCGCTGCTTGTCAATGATGACCAGCCGGAGCATCATGGTCGTTTCCTGCAGCTCGGTAATATCATAAATGGTGTCCTGGTTCAGTTTTTCTTCCTGAAGCAGTTCACGGCCTATTCGGGAAATATCGTTGGCGATCAGCTCCAGGTGATCCGCATCGAAGTCAATACGAATCTGGAGTAGTAACATAAGCACATCATACCCGTTTCGAAACTTCCTGGGATTTAGCTCAATACGCTTCTTCAGCTCGTTGAAAGATTTAAACTCGGAGCTTCTTACCGTAACCAGGTAATTGTTTTTAAGGATAAAGGAAGCAGGCTCCACCGAATGCTGGTTGTCCGCGTGATAAACGAGGAAGTTGGAATTGGCAGTGATCATTTTTTCGGTTTCGATGAACCGCGAGCTGCTCTCAATTTCCTGCAATTCCTGCTGATCCTGGATTTTGATGTGGAACTTGGTGCTGATGATCCTTTTTTCGGTTTCATCCAGGCGATTCAAATCTACCCATATCAGATTGTTTATATCAATCTGGGATAATTTGTAAAGGTTGTTTTCCTTCACTATCTTATCGCCTGTCTTATAGTAGATTGCAACCATATTCCTCCTTGAAGTGCCGCACTTTTCGCGCTCCTAAATTAGGATTAGTTTGGGAGCTTTCAAAAATCACAACAATATGAAGTTTTAAACGTTTATTTTTGTCATTCAATAATGAAAATAATGATCAAACGACTGGCGCTCCTTACGGGAGCCATTGCATTCCTTCTTGCCTGCAATAAACCTGCCGGAAAAACATTCCAGCTTAAGGTGCAGCTGGAAGGATTAAGTGAAGGAGAGAAAGTATATTTATATAAACCGGATACCGCTACCCTGGAACCCCAGCCGGTAGATTCATTGGTATATGCCGCAGGCGGCCTTGTTTTCGAAGGAACGGTTGACCGCCCTCTGCCGTTCTACCTTCTTTTTGAAAAGCATAAGGGGGGCGTTGAAGTATTTGTTGAAGAAGGGACGATAGATGTGACCGGGAATATCAGCGATATCGCAGCCGTGAATGTCCAGGGGTCTGCCGCGCATGATACCTACAAAGAAGCCATTAACGGCCTGAAAGAGATCGATAAAAAGGAACGCGCGCTTTACCAGCGTTATGTGGCCGCCCAGCAGGAAAATAATGCCGGACAGCTGGCTGTACTGGATGAGGAGTACGAACTCCTGGTGAAGGAAAGGGAAGATTTTGTGATAGATTTCACCGGCAGCCATCCGGCTTCGCCCGTGGGCCCTTACCTGATCAATGCCGTGGTTTATGATCTTGATTACAAACGGGTACAGCCTGCCTTTGAAAAGCTGAACGCGGAAGTGAAATCCCATCCTTTCGGAAAGAAGCTGGCTGATCGGCTGGCGATAGCAAAGAATACTTCCATTGGCTCGCCCGCACCGGCATTCAGTGGAAAAAACCCGGAGGGCGAGACTGTTTCGCTCGAAAGCTCCCTGGGAAAGATCACCCTGATCGACTTCTGGGCCTCCTGGTGCGCTCCCTGCCGGAAAGAGAACCCCAATGTAGTGAAGCTATATAATGAATTTCAGCCGCTTGGCCTTGAAATTATCGGCGTTTCCCTGGACGACAATGCAGAAGCATGGAAACAGGCAATCAGAGACGACCAGCTCGAATGGAAGCACCTCACCGATCTGCAGGGATTTCAGTCCGCCATTGCCCGGGAATACGGGATAATGGCCATTCCTCAGACCTATCTTGTGGATGAAAACGGCGTGATCATTGCGAAAGGATTAAGAGGAAAGGCATTGCGGGAAAAAGTCGAAGAATTACTCGGTTCTTAAAAAAAGAAACCATGACATCCGATGATTATTTACCGGTACCCTGGGATTTCCGGGAGGTACTGGACGAAGCTATTCAGAAGGGCGTATCAGGCCGTATCCATTATTTCAGCCCGGAACCTCAGGTGGAACGGGTGGAAGGACGTGTAGATGCTTTGAAGAAAGAAACCTCCGGTGAATACTTGCTGACTGATAAGGGAGAAAAGGTGCGTCTGGATAAGATAATTACCTTGTTTGGCAAACCGGGGCCTGCTTTCGATGATTACGAAAGTTATGGAAACGCCTGTATGAATTGCCATGACGATGAAGATGACTAGGAAATTATACGCAGGTTTAAAAAGAAGGGGCTGCACTTTCGGTACAACCCCTTTAACCTAAACCTAAGCGATAAAACTTGTGCTCTGAGAAGCACTAGTCCATTTCAAATTCTTCGCCTTCACCGCCGCCTCCCATGCCTCCGTCGTTTCCGCCGTTTCTTTCGCCGCGTTCTCTTCCTTCCTGAAGCCTTCCGAATGTATAGCTGAAGCCAAAGGTGAGATAACGCGACTGCCGCTGATACGTGCTGGTCTGATTGTAAAAATTGTTCTGCAGGTCCATGCTCCATTGGCGGTTATTAAATACATCGGAGAAACGAATGGAAAAATCCGCCCTGTCATTGAGAAAGGATTTCCGAACGCCGATATTGGTAATGAAGTTTCCTTTCATCCTTCCCTGAGCGATTGACCGCGGACCCTGGTAAAAGGCGAATACATAGCCTTTAAAGTCAAACGGCAAGGGGAAGAAGGTGGAAAGGTTCGATGTGAAGGCTGTCGTCTGGTTATCTTCGTCAAAGCCAAACACTTCGTTTTTCCTTACGCCTACGCTTACCCTGAAATTCCATTCCGGCAGAATATCCGCGCCCATGCCGGTTTCAAGCCCGTAGTAGCGTTCACTGCCAACGTTGTCAAAATTCGTGTAGGATATACCTGCCGTATCCACGGTGCGTATACGCTGTATAGGATCATTGCTGTGCCGGTAAAATACCGAAGCGTAAAGGTTGAATTGCTTTACAAATTTATTGTAGCTGGCCTCGAAGGAATTAATGAATTCCGGTTTGAGTTCCGGGTTTCCTGATTCGATGTTTTCCGGATCGGAATAATCGACAAAGGGATTTAGTTCATGCCACCTGGGCGTTCGCACCCGCCGGCTGTAGCTGAAAGTGACATTGTCATTATTCTGAAGCCGGTAAGACATATTGAGGGTAGGCACCAGGTTCAGGAAGTCAGTTTTATAATACTGATCCAGCAGGTGTTGGGTAGTTTCAAGAACGGATTTCTCCAGACGCAGCCCGCCCTGCAGGCTGAACCGGTTCAATTCGGTACGGTACATACCGTATAGAGAATAGTCGCTTTCCAGCGAAGTAAAATCATTGGAGAGCGCGTCATTTACCAGGAATTCCCCGGCGCTTTCATCAAAATACTCAGCCCTGAATACATTTTCGTCCGTTTCCCAGTCAGCGCGGAACCCAGCTTCCAGCCGTGATTTTTCGCCAAAGGGCTGCACGTAATCCCCTTCCACGGTAAATCCTACATCGTCGCTGGTAGATACCTGGTTCTGCAGCGATTCCATGCTTTCCCACTCACTGTTCTGATCGAAATGCATATTATCGTCGTCGGACCGCGTTGAATAATAGGCCTCGAGATTCAGAATATGATCCTCGCTCGAAAAGGTTTTATCGAAATCGATTCCTGCCCGGTAATTCCAGCTATTCTCCCTGTTATCAATGATCCGGGTGTAAGCGGAGTCAAGGGCCTGTCCCTCGTCGAGAAAACGGGTAATAAGTGTTTCATCTTCGTTCTCCGTATCGTGGCCCAGTCCAAAAAAGGCGCCTATCCGGCTTTTAGAAGTAATGTTATAATACAGGTTACCATTATACGAAAAATCCTGATCCTCGTCGGTTCCGTCGCGGGTCTGGTCCGTGAAAAATACGTTCCCTGCGGGGAAATTTTCCCGGAAGAGATTGCTGCTGGACAGATCTCTGTCGTATTCAAAGGCAATACTATTGTTAAAGCTGAATTTCCTGCGGGCAATATTTACGTTAACCGAAGGGGAGTAGGTATTATTGGAAGTGACCGACAGGTTAGCAATCCCGCTGACACCGGAAAGGTATTCGCTTTTCGTAATAATGTTAAGGACAATGCCTCCTTCTTCGGTCGAGTACCTGGCCGAAGGGCTGGTCACTACTTCGATCTTTTCGATCAGGCCGGACGGGATCAGCTTGAGTACGGTTTCAATATTATCTCCATAAATGCGGGAGGGCTTTCCGTCAATAAGTACACTTACTCCCTGGCCCATTACGCTGGGAACGCCTTCCTGGTCAAGTTCCACCATGGGAATTTGTTCCAGGACATCGCTTGCATTGGTACTCATGGACTTGATGTTGTCCGAAACCGTGAAAATGGTTTTGTCCAGGTCATACTGTATATCCATGGCTTCCGATTCCACCACGACTTCATCGAGCGTTTCCGAATCCAAACGAATGGATATCACGCCTAATTCGGTTGTTTCGCCGGCCTGTACCCGCACGTTTCCAACGCCTTTTTCCGTGTATCCGACGAAGCTGACATTTACGGTGTATCTTCCAGGCCGGATATTTCCAAGGGAGAATTTGCCTCCGGCCTCCGTCTGCGCTCCGCCGACGAAAGTAGAATCGGGTAACGAAAGTAAGGTTACGCTTGCAAAATCAACCCCTTTTCCATCGGCATCCCTGACTGTACCGGTAATTGTTCCCGCCTCCTGCGGGTTTGATTGTTGCGCATGTGATCGGCCGGGAAGACAAAGAAGGCTTCCGGCAAGTAAAAACGAATATGTAAGGATTCTGAACATACAAAAGGACGTTGTGAAATAGAAAAATCAAATATCGCACCGTGATCTGTCTCAAACCTGATTATATTTTGAAGGAAAGTTGAAGATTTACGAACTCAGAATTGCAGGCGGAACTGATGCTCCGAGCCGGAGTAGCTATAGGATATCAGCATATTGTTTTGGGTGCAGATCTGTTTTACAATGGCCAGGCCCAGACCAACGGAATCGTCGGCCTGTGTGCTTTTTTTAAATCGTTTGAATATTTCGGCAGGAGCAACTTTCAGCGGATCCCCGGTATTTTCAACGATCAGTTCTTTTTTCGTAAGCGTTACCGTGATCCGGCCTTCCATATAATTATGCCTGATGGCATTACTCATCAGGTTGCTCAGCAGGATGTCCGCCAGCACGGGATGAATAGAAAGTTCTACATTCTCCGCTATATCCTGTTTGAGGGTGATCGATTTCATTTCAATCAATTCTTCAAAGGCAAGCAGGTTATCTGACAGAATACGGCTGAAGTCGATTTTACCGGGCGTCTCAAATTCCTGGTTTTCCAATTTAGCCAGCAGGATAAGGGACTGGCCCATTTTACTTAGTTTTTCAACTGCGTTATGCGCACTCATAATCAGTTTGGCCTGGCTGTCATTGATCTCTGATTCCATGAGAAGTTCCAGCTTTCCCCGGATAATGGCCAGCGGCGTTTGCATTTCATGAGACGCATTCTCTGTAAATTCTTTAAGGTTGCTGTAATCATGCTGCGCTTTTTCCGTCATATGCTGCAGGAAAAGATTGAGTTTTTTGAATTCGCTGGTGCGCGTTGGTGCGAGCTGAAGCGGTTCTTTTTGCCTGAGGGTAAACGCCCTGATAGCCCTTAATGTACTGTGAAAGGGATGAAGAAGATGTTTCGAGATCAGGTAACTCAGCAAGCCGGTCACGACCAGCATGACAATGAATATACCGGTAATGGACTTAATTACCGCATCCGTTATGTCGTCAGATTCTACCATTCCATCGTAGGCAGCTATGTAATAATGCTTCCCGTTTACCTTGTAGGATGCGCTTACTTTTATCTGCTGCTCCAGGCGCTGAAGAAACTTGTGCATTACTACGGTATCGGTTACACGGAAATTCATCTCCGGCCTGGCAAAATCAAGCTGTTGTATTTCCATATTATGCCTGGCAAGAGAATCCGGATGCATTCCCCGGCTAAGTCGCCGGACGGCTGCGTCCAGTTTTCCTTTCAGGTAAAGGGATTGCTCGAAGTCGACTTCCTCTTTGATCTCCCGGTAGGAGATAACGCCGCCGATTGCCAGGGCGAGCAGGGTGATGACCAGGTACCAGATAGCAAACTTAAAGACCAGCTTCATACCTTTATTCAATTATTTCCGGTTAGCCTCATCCCCGGTTTGCATTAAATTTATAACCCAGGCCGTAAACCGTTTCAATATAATCTTTGCCTCCCGCCTGGATGATCTTTTTCCTGAGATTCTTCACATGTTGGTAAACAAAATCAAAATTCAGCAGGTTGTCCGCGTAGTCGCCCCAAAGATGTTCTGCAATTGATTGCCGTGTGAGTACGCGGTTCTTATTGGTCAGAAAATAGACCAGCAATGCATATTCTTTCCTGGTAAGCTCCAGTAGCTGCTTGTTTACGAGGGTTTCCATGGTATCCATGTTAATATGGATCTCGTTGAAAAAAATCTCCTTGTCACCCTGGATATATTTCCTCCGGTAAAGGGCTTTCAGCCGGGCATTCAGCTCGGGCAAATGAAAGGGCTTGGTCAGGTAATCATCAGCGCCGAGTTCCAGCCCGATTACCTTATCGTCCAGCGAATTCTTAGCTGAAATGATCAGCACGCAGCTCTTTATTTTTTCGTTCTTTACGAACCTTAAAATGTCCAGGCCGTTTCCGTCGGGGAGCATAATGTCCAGCACCACGCAATCATATGCAAAAGCGCCAAGTTTGTTGACTGCCTTGGCGTGACTGTCAGCAAGCTCGCAGACGTAGCCCTCCCTCTGCAGGTATTCGGTAATATTTTGGGCTAGTTCCAGGTTGTCTTCTATGACAAGAATCTTCATGATCGAAACAAATCTATAGTTTATTTTTGATGGAACCTTGAAGATTTACAAGCCCTTAGTATGCTTAGGGGACGCAAATTTCTTAAATTGCCGTCCTGACATGATCTGGATCGCCGTTTCGCTCTTCATAGTTTCCTTGCTGGCCGTTTGTAAGCCGCCGTTTTACCAAGCCTGGCTGCTGTCAGTGGCCGTGGCCGGCTTGCCCTGGTTATTCGCGCTTATTTCCCTGGCTGTTTTGCTGGCCGGTTGTTTTCACGGCCAGGCGGTGTTGGGGATAACGGAAATGGCCATATTGCTCTTTTCGGCTGCGGCCTTTATTTTATACTGTGTACCCATAGTGAGGGCATTTTCAACGGCAGGAGATTTGGAAAAAGGCGTACGCGAGGCCTTTGCGGAGCAGCCCGTTCTGCCGGGAAAAGCTTTCGGCGCCCCTGACACAGGAGCAGGAACTTCCTCCCCGGGAAACGCGCCGGATCCTGGAATGGCGCTAAAACAGCAGCTAGGGCAACCTGCGCAATCAGTGCGGGCGCTAAAACAGCAGCCGGGGCGGAAAGAAAAACCTGTGCAGGCGCAGAAACAGCGGCGACTTTTTAAAGCCTTCCGGTTTTGGAGAATGTTTGCCGGCCCCTTATCGAAAAAGGTGCGTTTTCAAACAATGTGCTATTATGATTCCCGTGGCGACGCTTCCCATGAGAGCAATCCGGGCTGTTACCTGGAGCTGGATTTTTATCCTTCGCAAGCCGGGGGGCTTTCTCCCTGCATCATCGTCATCCACGGCGGCTCCTGGAGCAGCGGCCATAGCAGGCAGCTGCCGGAACTGAACAGCCGCCTGGCCGGTTCGGGTTACCATGTGGCCGCTATTAATTACCGCCTGGCGCCGCAGTACCAAAGCCCTTTAGCGGTAGAAGACGTGCAAAATGCAATGGCTTTCCTCCGGAAACATGCCGGTGAGCTAAAAATTGCTCCAGACCGTTTCGTGCTGCTCGGACGCTCCGCCGGAGGGCAAATTGCCTTGCAGGCCGCTTATGCATTGTGTGATCCGGGTATCAGGGGAGTGGTTGCCTATTACGCCCCGGCTGATATGGTTTGGGGATATTCCGCTCCTGCCAGCCGCCTGATCATGGATTCATGTAAGGTAATGGAAGCCTATCTTGGGGGAAGCTATTCCGCCGTGCCCGAAAACTACCATTCCGCTTCACCGCTGGAGGCACTGGCCGAGAATGCGCCCCCGACGCTGCTCCTTCATGGAAAGAACGATGTGCTGGTGGCCTATGAACACAGCGTTCGTCTTGCGCTGGCACTTCGCGCTGCTGGAACCCGCCATTACCTGCTAAGCCTTCCCGGTGGCACCCACGGATTTGATTACGTACTGGACGGGCCTGAGGGACAGCTGGCTACTTACGCCGTCCGGTATTTTTTGAAGGTGATTCTTGCTCCGCAATAATTTATAGGATTTGGTGATAAGAATATTCCCGGGCGGATCATAACGATCTGATTACCTTGCAGGGATTGCCTGCGGCAAATACATCGGGGGGAATATCTTTCGTGACAACGCTGCCCGCTCCAATTACGCTGCGGTCACCTATCTTAACTCCCGGGCAAATAACTGCGCTGCCGCCTATCCAGACATCAGACCCAATTGAAATGGGTTTAGCGTATTCGAGACCGGACGCCCTTTGGGTATGATCCATTGGATGGGTAGCTGTATAGATTTGCACGTTGGGGCCGAACAATGTCCGGCTGCCGATTCATCGAGCGGGTCATACAGATCACCGGCAAGCATTTTTTCTTTTTCCTTTTTCATGACATTGAAAGCTTGTGCGCGTTAAGCGTGACGCAGCAATAGTGGACCGGAGAGTTTGCATCAAATTTTCGGCCGGTTTGAAAGAAGATCCTCCGCGTTAGGTAATTTTTTTGGCGAGGTCTGTTTGGAGGCTTAGAGGTCTGTTTGAGGCTTAAAGAAAACAAAAAAAGGCTGCAAAACAACCTTCAGTACCCGGAGTGGGACTTGAACCCACACTGCCTTTTAGGGCAACAGGATTTTAAGTCCTGCGTGTCTACCAATTCCACCATCCGGGCGGTGAACTTCCGGCTTCGCAGGAGCTGCTTTTGCTATCCGCTCTGCCGGTTTTTTCCCCAGGGAACAATCGTCTTTAAAACAGATGCCCCTTTTAAACTGAAAACCCCGCTGGTGCGGGGGAGAGCGAAAGACGAGACTCGAACTCGCGACCCTCACCTTGGCAAGGTGATGCTCTACCAACTGAGCTACTTTCGCTTGCGTCGACCCTTCTACCGGATCGGGATGCAAATATACTGAATAAAGAATACCTGTCAAGAGTGTTTTTTATTTTTGCATGAAATGTGTGCAAAATCTTTAATTACTGACCGGAAGATCGCCCTGGAAAAGGCTGCCCGGTATTGCGCTTACCAGGAAAGAAGTCAGCAGGAAGTGCGGGATAAATTGTATGAAACCGGCGTGGCGGCGTCCCTTGTGGAAGAAGTCATTTCGGAATTAATACAACAGGATTTTATTAACGAGGAGCGCTTCGCAAAAGCCTGGGCAGGGGGAAAATTCAGAATAAAAGGCTGGGGGCGGGCAAAGATCAGGAAGGGGCTTCAGTTAAAGCGGGTTTCGGAGTATTGTATTCGCGCGGGATTAAAAGAGATTGACGAAGCTGACTACCTTAAAACACTTAAAAGGTTACTGGAGGAAAAGTTTAAAGCCCTCCCGGCAGGTAATCCTTTCGTGCAAAACAGAAAGGCAGCTGCCTACGCTATATCCAGGGGGTATGAGCCGGAGCTGGTCTGGGATCTGATCCGGGAACGAAACGGAGAATGATCCGGGAGGAGAAACTTGTATCGTGTCAAAAACGGAAAGCAAAATAATTTGCAAAAAGCAAGCTTCTTTGATACATTTGCGATGCAATGTTAAAAACACAACAAATCATCCGGTTCATCGTGATTATCCTGGTCGTCGTCATTACGTGACGAAACAGGAATGGTTTGTTTAAAATACAACTCGTAAAAGGGCCATTCTCGTAAGAAGATGGCCCTTTTGCTTTAAACAAGATTTTGCATGGATACTAATGCTTATTCGGAACTGCCCTCCCGGATCATGGAATGCGGCAGGCAGATCAGCAAAGTGGTAAAACATACGCCGCTCCACCAGGTGCCCCGCTTATCGCAAAAATACGGCGCGGATATCTGGTTCAAAAGGGAAGACCAGCAGCTGGTCCGTTCCTATAAGATCCGGGGCGCCTACAATACGATTATTAACCTGCCGCCGGGAGCGGCGAAAAGAGGCGTTGTATGCGCTAGCGCGGGGAATCATGCGCAGGGAGTGGCTTACAGCTGCCAGCTGATGAAGATCCGCGGGCACGTATTTATGCCGGAGGTGACGCCGC is a window from the Anseongella ginsenosidimutans genome containing:
- the corA gene encoding magnesium/cobalt transporter CorA; translation: MVAIYYKTGDKIVKENNLYKLSQIDINNLIWVDLNRLDETEKRIISTKFHIKIQDQQELQEIESSSRFIETEKMITANSNFLVYHADNQHSVEPASFILKNNYLVTVRSSEFKSFNELKKRIELNPRKFRNGYDVLMLLLQIRIDFDADHLELIANDISRIGRELLQEEKLNQDTIYDITELQETTMMLRLVIIDKQRVISSMLKSKYVPGEFDNEIRIMIKDINSLLEHAAFSFHRLEYLQDTFLGLVNIEQNKIIKIFTVAAVIFMPPTLIASIYGMNFDLMPETGWDYGYPFSIGLMIVSVGITLYFFRKKGWL
- a CDS encoding TlpA disulfide reductase family protein, with translation MIKRLALLTGAIAFLLACNKPAGKTFQLKVQLEGLSEGEKVYLYKPDTATLEPQPVDSLVYAAGGLVFEGTVDRPLPFYLLFEKHKGGVEVFVEEGTIDVTGNISDIAAVNVQGSAAHDTYKEAINGLKEIDKKERALYQRYVAAQQENNAGQLAVLDEEYELLVKEREDFVIDFTGSHPASPVGPYLINAVVYDLDYKRVQPAFEKLNAEVKSHPFGKKLADRLAIAKNTSIGSPAPAFSGKNPEGETVSLESSLGKITLIDFWASWCAPCRKENPNVVKLYNEFQPLGLEIIGVSLDDNAEAWKQAIRDDQLEWKHLTDLQGFQSAIAREYGIMAIPQTYLVDENGVIIAKGLRGKALREKVEELLGS
- a CDS encoding outer membrane beta-barrel family protein translates to MFRILTYSFLLAGSLLCLPGRSHAQQSNPQEAGTITGTVRDADGKGVDFASVTLLSLPDSTFVGGAQTEAGGKFSLGNIRPGRYTVNVSFVGYTEKGVGNVRVQAGETTELGVISIRLDSETLDEVVVESEAMDIQYDLDKTIFTVSDNIKSMSTNASDVLEQIPMVELDQEGVPSVMGQGVSVLIDGKPSRIYGDNIETVLKLIPSGLIEKIEVVTSPSARYSTEEGGIVLNIITKSEYLSGVSGIANLSVTSNNTYSPSVNVNIARRKFSFNNSIAFEYDRDLSSSNLFRENFPAGNVFFTDQTRDGTDEDQDFSYNGNLYYNITSKSRIGAFFGLGHDTENEDETLITRFLDEGQALDSAYTRIIDNRENSWNYRAGIDFDKTFSSEDHILNLEAYYSTRSDDDNMHFDQNSEWESMESLQNQVSTSDDVGFTVEGDYVQPFGEKSRLEAGFRADWETDENVFRAEYFDESAGEFLVNDALSNDFTSLESDYSLYGMYRTELNRFSLQGGLRLEKSVLETTQHLLDQYYKTDFLNLVPTLNMSYRLQNNDNVTFSYSRRVRTPRWHELNPFVDYSDPENIESGNPELKPEFINSFEASYNKFVKQFNLYASVFYRHSNDPIQRIRTVDTAGISYTNFDNVGSERYYGLETGMGADILPEWNFRVSVGVRKNEVFGFDEDNQTTAFTSNLSTFFPLPFDFKGYVFAFYQGPRSIAQGRMKGNFITNIGVRKSFLNDRADFSIRFSDVFNNRQWSMDLQNNFYNQTSTYQRQSRYLTFGFSYTFGRLQEGRERGERNGGNDGGMGGGGEGEEFEMD
- a CDS encoding sensor histidine kinase codes for the protein MKLVFKFAIWYLVITLLALAIGGVISYREIKEEVDFEQSLYLKGKLDAAVRRLSRGMHPDSLARHNMEIQQLDFARPEMNFRVTDTVVMHKFLQRLEQQIKVSASYKVNGKHYYIAAYDGMVESDDITDAVIKSITGIFIVMLVVTGLLSYLISKHLLHPFHSTLRAIRAFTLRQKEPLQLAPTRTSEFKKLNLFLQHMTEKAQHDYSNLKEFTENASHEMQTPLAIIRGKLELLMESEINDSQAKLIMSAHNAVEKLSKMGQSLILLAKLENQEFETPGKIDFSRILSDNLLAFEELIEMKSITLKQDIAENVELSIHPVLADILLSNLMSNAIRHNYMEGRITVTLTKKELIVENTGDPLKVAPAEIFKRFKKSTQADDSVGLGLAIVKQICTQNNMLISYSYSGSEHQFRLQF
- a CDS encoding response regulator transcription factor, which translates into the protein MKILVIEDNLELAQNITEYLQREGYVCELADSHAKAVNKLGAFAYDCVVLDIMLPDGNGLDILRFVKNEKIKSCVLIISAKNSLDDKVIGLELGADDYLTKPFHLPELNARLKALYRRKYIQGDKEIFFNEIHINMDTMETLVNKQLLELTRKEYALLVYFLTNKNRVLTRQSIAEHLWGDYADNLLNFDFVYQHVKNLRKKIIQAGGKDYIETVYGLGYKFNANRG
- a CDS encoding alpha/beta hydrolase; the encoded protein is MIWIAVSLFIVSLLAVCKPPFYQAWLLSVAVAGLPWLFALISLAVLLAGCFHGQAVLGITEMAILLFSAAAFILYCVPIVRAFSTAGDLEKGVREAFAEQPVLPGKAFGAPDTGAGTSSPGNAPDPGMALKQQLGQPAQSVRALKQQPGRKEKPVQAQKQRRLFKAFRFWRMFAGPLSKKVRFQTMCYYDSRGDASHESNPGCYLELDFYPSQAGGLSPCIIVIHGGSWSSGHSRQLPELNSRLAGSGYHVAAINYRLAPQYQSPLAVEDVQNAMAFLRKHAGELKIAPDRFVLLGRSAGGQIALQAAYALCDPGIRGVVAYYAPADMVWGYSAPASRLIMDSCKVMEAYLGGSYSAVPENYHSASPLEALAENAPPTLLLHGKNDVLVAYEHSVRLALALRAAGTRHYLLSLPGGTHGFDYVLDGPEGQLATYAVRYFLKVILAPQ
- a CDS encoding DapH/DapD/GlmU-related protein yields the protein MDHTQRASGLEYAKPISIGSDVWIGGSAVICPGVKIGDRSVIGAGSVVTKDIPPDVFAAGNPCKVIRSL
- a CDS encoding regulatory protein RecX, whose product is MCAKSLITDRKIALEKAARYCAYQERSQQEVRDKLYETGVAASLVEEVISELIQQDFINEERFAKAWAGGKFRIKGWGRAKIRKGLQLKRVSEYCIRAGLKEIDEADYLKTLKRLLEEKFKALPAGNPFVQNRKAAAYAISRGYEPELVWDLIRERNGE